In Enoplosus armatus isolate fEnoArm2 chromosome 12, fEnoArm2.hap1, whole genome shotgun sequence, the DNA window GCTCATTCTCTGCATGCCTCCGTAaaactgtgagagagaggaaatgataTACTCATGCACAGGAAAGCATACAATTATTGGAGGCCATGTTATTGACTTTTTTTGCACAAGCCTCCTACAGCTTTAACAGACGTCATCTTAAAACACCTGTCTTTCAGCCGGACTGAAAGCTAACCCAAAAGTAGCCTCTCGGCTGGCGGACCAGCTGCAGACCTCATGCGGGAgtgtttttggtgtttgtttgaaaagtcTGCCGGACGGACTCCCTTGATAACTAAGAAGTGATAAGGCACAGTCGGACAAGATGATCTgcatttacaatttacaatttttGATCGATTTCTTTTCTGCCTGCTTggaacacgttttttttttaggatttcATTCGCAAGACAGCTGCGCTTGATAAGACGACGACGGCAGGTCCTTGCTGCGAGCTAGGGAGCGGCCGAACGAAGCGGAACCTGCACACAAAGTCAGCAAGGCGTGTGAAAGATCTGTAGCCGCGGAAGTCGTTAGAATTGGAAAGTGGTGCATCAACGGTCACGTGACACAAAGACTCTTGATGCATGTGtaacgtgcacacacaaaacaaagaatttaGGATGCAAGCACAAACGCCGGCTAAATTCAGGACCTCCGTGTGCGACAAATTCAGTGTTGAGTTTtctatatttacatacatatatacactcTACACATGCACAACTTTGAATTCCTgaggcttttttccccccacggGTTTACTAAGCGGAACATACAGGTACTACGGCAGGCCTTGAAATGGTGATGATCTTATTGAGTCTTATTTGAGCCCACAGATCTGCCATGCTATGTGGTTCACAACACAAGTTTTTCAACGGACCACTTTTTGGGTTTCTCCGACTGTTGAAAGTTTGTTTGAAAGCTGGAGGCTTGCCCTCTGTAGCACGATCAATGATGTACTTGACCGCGTCAGCCATATCTCTACAACAGAGATATACAAGAATAAGACCCAGTTTGACAAATATACGTTTCTATTTAACCCTTGtattatgttgaaaaaaaattacattgaTTATGTTGCGGGTCATTTTGACCCGTACTGTGTAAATCCactcaaaacagtaaaaaaaacaggttaaaCCAATAACATCTTTATTTTAGATTATATGAACATTTAGAAAAGAgacatacaatacatttttaattccaACACTATATTTAAGAACTATTTAAAGTTTTTCCATCTTCACGAACACTCGACTTGCCCCATTTTCTCAGATTTTCAATgttcaacattttcaatgttCTCCACATGATGGACAGAATGTAATTGTGTGCTTTCTGCAGATGTAATTCTTGCATTTCACACAGCAGGTACTTGTTTTACTGTCATCTCGGGAGGGACAGACCTGGCATCTTTTCCGTTTCTTCACACCTGTATCCAGTGGATCCACTGCAGATTGGTTGGGTGACGTGAGCTTGACCTTTTCAatgacagctgcagctgctgggttTCGAGGTGGCCTGGCTCGACTCTGCATCTTGGGAGTGACAAGTGCTTTGCCGAGTTGTTCCAGGAAAAGCCGACGTCGGTACAATTTGCCGGCATTCCATTGTTGGTTGATTTCAGTCCACAGGACATAGGCATTGTAAGCAGACAAGTCCACAATGTTGTAGAAAATGACCAAGGGCCAACGGGCAGTCTTGCGCTGGCAGCTGTATGTTGCTGTGACTTTGTCCAGATTGTCAACTCCTCCTTTGGTGGAGTTGTAGTCCAGGATCATTTGTGGCTTCATGTCTTCTCTTGTGCTCAGAGATGCATCTGTGTGCATTGTGCTCATTACAAGAACATTCTTGTTTCTCTTTGGGCAGTATGAAACAACTGTTGCTTTCTCACTGAAAGCAAATATTGAGGAATGCAGAGGTCTGCCCTGCACCTTCAGAATTTCCTTGGGAAGTTCTGGCTTATTTCTTCTGACTGTTCCCAACATAGTCAGCTTCCTCTTCTGAAGTTCATCTCCAAGGCGGTAGGATGTAAAGAAGTTGTCACATGTGATGTTATGACCTTGCAGCCCTTCACTCATCTCCAGCACAACACGCATCCCCTGATTCTTCTCAGGTGCTCCTCCAGGTAGCTTTCCAGTGTATACTTGCATATTCCATGCATAGCTAGATTTTGCATCACAGGCTACCCATATTTTGATGCCATACTTGGCGGGCTTGTTGGGCATGTACTGTCGGAAAGGACAGCGCCCCCTGAATGGAACAAGGCGCTCATCAACAGTAACATGGGGACCAGGATTGTACAACAATGGCAGAATTTCGACCCATTTATCCCATACATCTCTGATCGCAGCTAGCTTGTCTCTTTCACGTCGACCAGCTCTGGTGTCGCGGTTGTCAAATCGGATCACACGAGATATCATGTTAAATGTCTCCAGAGACATTGTTGCTCGAAAGATTGGCCTTCCATTCTCTTCATCCCACAGACTTGCAGTTGCTTCTCCCTTTGACTTGTACACTCCAGCTAATACCAGAATTCCAATGTAAGCATGCAAGTCAGTCTGATCCAGTGGCTTCCATTTCTCTTGAAATACACGCCTTCCCTCCAAATTGGTCATGTCCAGTATAATCTTCTCTATTGGTGGGGATATGAAGAGCTGAAATGCTGATTGAATATCATCAACTCGTGTGACAGCAAATCTTGTAGGACCGGGAGTCATTTTGATGACATTGGAAGATGACAGTCTGCCTCGGCTTTGGTGTGGTGATGTTGACCATTTTATATTACCATCTTTAGATGCCCATGTCCCCTCTGTGGATGATGATTGCTGCATTCCTTGGTTTTCATCTGATGGAGAGACAACGGCAGACTCGTCCTCTGAATCCTCCTCATCGGAGGAAAATTGACAATCTGGATCATCAATAACATTGTCCTCGGTCTCTGAAAGATCCTCTGTCTCTGaaatctcttcctctgcatcaCTATCCCAGTTCAAAATCTGTGCCAAAGTTTCTTCAACTGTTAACCTTCTGGAGCTcatttttggtgtgtttgtcaAAGAGATGACATGAGAACAGTGACAAGGACAAGGGAGAGAAAGTTCCTCCTCTACTCACACCTGGGTCTCTGGGTCTGAATAGCTATTCAGAGGcaatcaaaatacaaataattggGCAATCTAAATAAAGTACATCAAAGagacatgtttattttggatCTGAACAGCTACTTACCCGCATTAAAGTGTCTGGGTCAAAATGACCCGCAACATCATCTTTGTATACAAACTCTGCACAGACATTCCACTACACATCAATGTGTCCAGATTTTACACACCAGTTCATGACCCAAGATGAGGAAAAGTCACAAAAttttatgaagaaaaagaaaggataACCAGTACTTTCGTcaacatgaaaactgaaatgggTCAAATTGACCCTTAACATAATACAAGGGttaatacaatttttttttttttttacggcaATTGCAACATGAACtgtattaataaaaaacaacaacaacaaaaaaatcacatttaattcaggaaaacatttcaaacatggtgctttcatttcatttcatttttttttttttcctcctatcTACAAGAAACATGTCCTAGATCACCTTCAATACAAGCAACCAGTAGTcgggaggtcagaggtcacaatgataagaaatgacacaaatattccCGGGATCTTGGAATGCACTTGAATGATTGAAATAACCcggagaagaaagacaaaagggtTCATTTTGGGTGGCTGCACCAGTGATGCGactctctatgtgtgtgtgtgtgtgtgtgtgtgtgtgtgtatgtgtgtgtgggtgtgcgtgtgtgtgcgtgtgtgtttgtcagtgatATGGTGCCAGTCAGTGTCAGGTTCTTTGTTGTATCTGCTAGGCCTACAGGTCCCATCATACTACTCTCtgagacaccacacacacacactgaacacacacagacaaacacaaaaggtgGGAAAGTTCAAtccacacaccatcacacactgagacacagacCTTGTTTATAACGGGGTCCTCTATAActtgtgtgtctatgtatgtgtgtgtgtgtgtgtgtgtgtgtgtgtggtgggggtgCAATCCGGTGTGGTTGTAAAGCTGACAGTGTTTCCCTTGTGGTGTGCAGACAACAAACAAGGTCCCTGGTGGTTTTTGCAAGGAGAGagggtacaacacacacacacacacacacacacacacacacacacaactcttaGATGTCGTAGCTGCTTCGTGCCAGCCCCAGCCATCTGGTTTATGTAACCAACTCTAGTGTTGTACGTttgacctgtctgtgtgtgtgtgtgtgtgtgtgtgtgtgtgtgtgtgtgtgtgtgtgtgtgtgtgtgtgtgtgtgcagtgttagGGAGAGAAGGGTGAAGGATTTCAGTGTACATTTGACCTCCAGAGTCTGCGCTGTGCTGCCACAACAACACTGCACCCTCCAGGGAGTGTCCTCGTGTATATGTCTTCATCTCAGgcaaagacagaggaggaagaaagaggaggaaagagtaCAAGAGGAACCGAAATGGCTGAAGTGGGGAGTCGACaagaagtcacacacacacacacacacacacacacgcacactctggGAGAGAGAATTAATAACCAGAGACGATGAGGCTCCTAAGTGACCGGGCTGAGCTCAGGGTGAACCGTAAACCATCcctgtgttttattgaaatgCCAGCATCCTCCCAATAAATCTCCCAAACACCAGCCAAACTTCTCgccagtatgtgtgtatgtgagcgcgtgtgtgtgtgtgacctgtaAAGGTAAATTTCAGAGAGCGCTGAGAGAGCTGTGAGCATTCTGACAAAGACTTTCAATCGCCACTCCACATGAGTGTGTTGTACGTGCAACCTCCAAAAAAAGGCAGTAAAGTTTGAGAGTTGAGAGGgccttttgaacatttttgacGGTATTTTAAGAGCAGGGCTGTTATTTTTAAAGAATAGTATGTTTTAAGAGAATGGCAGGAGAGATGACAGCgggcttcaaaaaaaaaaaaaaaaaaaaaagcaatggaAACGCATGAGTCTAAATATGGCCAAAACTGTCCTAAAACCTCGAAGTGGCAGAGCCATTGGGTTCCCGTACAAACCTCAATCCTTCGACCCCTCGAATTTTCACTCGGTGCCACCATGAAGGCGAAAGTTTTTACTTTCCCCCCCGTGAAATATCTCATCGTGGGTTGGCACATCATTTGGTATAGCCACCCATGTTTCCCCACaggatgactttggtgacttttcatctggcgccatcatcaggtgtgtgttcatctctaattatcaaatgttagcatgccaacgtgctaaactaagatggtgatcCATGGTGATATGACCTgcgaaacatcagcatgttagctaTTACATCAGAACTCCTGATCATACTATATTGATTGCCTGCATAGCCAGACGTGTTTGTTGGCATGTAGGGTCCACAAGGGCATCAATTTTGGGCTGCATGCAGACAGTCCACGCATGCCCTTACGGCATGCAAGACTCTTAGCCTGGTACCTCAGTCATTTTGTGAAAATATGTATAATGTTGTGgaagaaatgttgaaatatctTGACCCTCTATGCATGCAAATAACATAAAGAACAGTGGGTTTCGGGTTCTTCTTCAGCAGTGCAAGTAAGTGGAGTGTTGCtcttcatgaaatgtttttaaattctgaaataaaaaggaagataTGACTTCACCACACTCCGTCATCGCAAGTGCTGTCGGGGGCTTTGAGACAATCCATCTCTCGCAAGTTGTCCCCCTTTGGATCAACCGCCAAACCTTTCTTGGTCTGACTTGGTCATATTTCTAGAAGGAGGGCCAGACCTGTCCTGCAATGTGACCAACTCTTTTCCAGGTTATATTAtctgtctgaaaacaaagcTCGACATTCCCCCGCTCCCCCTCTGAGGCAGCTTTTGACCTAGATGTTATGAAACTTTGTCTCGGGAGTTAATCAGAAATTTGGCCTCCCTGCATGCCAGTGGAAAAGGGGATATATTCATCCAGGCATTAGCATTAGAAAGGAAGAAACAgtggaaatgagaggagaggagagattgTTTGGCTGCCATCTTAACTGAGTGTGCCTAGCCAAGCCCGGCCAGGAGAAAATATAAACCCCCGAGAATAAGGCTTATTTTGACTGGTGGCCAGTTAGGGGATAAGACGCTGcaagggaggtgtgtgtgtgtgtgtgtgtgtgtgtgtgtgtgtgtgcgcgtgggTATGTGTGAATCATTGAGCATGcatgccataaaaaaaaagaagaaaaaagtagCCAGCCGGTTTACGTCTACCCGTCTcaggtgtatatgtgtgtccaAATCTGCATCTAaagccttctcctcctcctcctcctccatttccatAAGGATAAATGTCATTAGCCAGGCAGCTACTGGCAAGACGCTACTTTCACTCAGCGCGAGTGTGAGGGGTGACTTTgtccctgagagagagagagtgagagagaggggtctGATACATGGACCAGACACAAATCCTCTTAgccaaaagaagaagaaaaaaaactggcttTTGGGTGGCGGCTTAAATCGGCCATTGTGGCTCTACTTTAAGACTTCCTCTGATGCCTTTCTGCCTGGCgctaatgtaaataaatgagcCCCAGTAGGAAACTGAGGAGGAAGTCGGGGCAGGAGGTAGAGGGGGATCGTATTCCTCGCTCTGAcggtgcaacacacacacacacacacacacacacacacacacacacagctggcctgACTGGCTGGCTACAGCACCTTTcagtgtgggtgggtgggtgtccCTTGTGTGTCTCAGTGAGGAGAGACACATTCGGAAAAGGGAGGACATTTTTAGGGTCCTCTCGTGATCAGTTCAGTATTTAAACTTGGGATTGGACGAAAAAAATTATTCTATAAGAATTATATGAATATCCAaatctgtggtggtggtgtagtGCACAATGCTATAGCCTCTTTATATAGCCAGATGTCAGTACTCTTTTGCAGTGAGCCTGTCCCATAGTGCCTACATATACCAACATCCATTGCAGAAGTGTTTAAATACCTTTACATATGACCACACTTTGTCCAGGTGGGGCATGGTATGAAAACTATGATTGGACCAAGTGTTTCTGACCgatacaaacacaacagacaagTGCTGTATTTGTCTTTACAGCATGCGACACCTAAACCGCGGCTTCTACGCGGCTGACAAAGGGACAGCACCGTCAAGAACAGCAAAGACTTTGCTGCGAAATCAAGCCGTGACAATGGAATCGCCGAGATGAGATTTGTTTTGCTGCAATTTTTCCATTTCGAGGCAACAAAAAGGTTTGCGGACTTAGAGACAAAGGTTTAAAAAGGTATAAATACTCTCTGAATAGACCGGGAGAACTTCTTGTCCCATTAGCGACCAAGCCGACAGTTAGCAAGCTGGCTACCTTGGAGACCTACCGTGGCCTCGGCTACTAATGCTGTTATGTCCCCGGCTGGATAGTGcgttagcagttagctcacCGGTCGTTTAGTCGTTGACTAGCCCTGTGTGTTACCACTAAATTAACAGGCTTCCTGCAACAATTTCACAAGGACAATGGACTTCGCTGCGGCTTCTTTCTGGTGGGACAAGGGCTTACTTAATATCCCGTTGTTAGCCACACTTAGGGTTTATTGTTAGCGGCTACACATTTAGCAATCACAACATATTGGCTATACCTAGCACTCATTATCATTAAGTTACACAAACACTGCACGTGCCTGAGCAGGGAAGTTCCTCCTCGAATTCGAGTCGCCATGTGACCAACCTGACGATAGCCGAGCCGTCCCCATGACGACTGGGCACAGGGACTGTGAAATGCAATTTAAAGCGCCGGAAAAGGCTAGTAAGTAACCTTGACTTCAAATGATTTTGTTAAATTACACGGATTTTCGGTTGGTTACTTGCATTTATTATCGGGATTTGATATTTTAAAGCCCCCTGTCGTCCTCTGCGCCAGGGTTGGCAGAATGGCAGACCAACTACATTGTGAAAGTCGCTCCAGCAGTGCCATGGCTTCAGTTGGCACCAGTAGCTAAATGTTACCAGTCGGTCCTAACTGCTGAGTCAGAGCCAGCTCTACTCACACAAATCTGCCTTCACTTTGACAAGGTTAAAACATGTTAAGTGAACCATGGTGTCCAAAACGTGGTCCTCATATCCGACAGCAGACTGACCTGCCGTGGAGAAAAGAAACCTTTGCTGCCTGTTGTTCTTCAGCCAACCCAAGTGGCTTCAGAGTACTCAAGATAGTTACAGACTCCTACAGCAGGAAGTATTTTGGATGTTGTAGACATGTCCTTATGAATAATTCAAGAGGAAAAAGGCAGACAAAGGTGTTCTTGATATTCATTCTTCTAGAATAGTCTCAAATTTTAGGCCACTTAT includes these proteins:
- the LOC139294629 gene encoding piggyBac transposable element-derived protein 4-like, which encodes MTPGPTRFAVTRVDDIQSAFQLFISPPIEKIILDMTNLEGRRVFQEKWKPLDQTDLHAYIGILVLAGVYKSKGEATASLWDEENGRPIFRATMSLETFNMISRVIRFDNRDTRAGRRERDKLAAIRDVWDKWVEILPLLYNPGPHVTVDERLVPFRGRCPFRQYMPNKPAKYGIKIWVACDAKSSYAWNMQVYTGKLPGGAPEKNQGMRVVLEMSEGLQGHNITCDNFFTSYRLGDELQKRKLTMLGTVRRNKPELPKEILKVQGRPLHSSIFAFSEKATVVSYCPKRNKNVLVMSTMHTDASLSTREDMKPQMILDYNSTKGGVDNLDKVTATYSCQRKTARWPLVIFYNIVDLSAYNAYVLWTEINQQWNAGKLYRRRLFLEQLGKALVTPKMQSRARPPRNPAAAAVIEKVKLTSPNQSAVDPLDTGVKKRKRCQVCPSRDDSKTSTCCVKCKNYICRKHTITFCPSCGEH